The Punica granatum isolate Tunisia-2019 chromosome 4, ASM765513v2, whole genome shotgun sequence genome has a window encoding:
- the LOC116206430 gene encoding protein DETOXIFICATION 20-like isoform X1: MNRMTADEGIEERLLSRSGAAEPEEDSSLRSKVWEESKKIWRVAFPGMLSKVSVSGIFIVTQAFIGHIGETELAAYALIQIIGVQFVNGIILGMSSATETLCGQAFGAKQYHMLGIYLQRSWIINIITVTILVPIFICTAAIFKLLGEDDLIADSAGYIARWFIPILYYFIFSFTILSFLQSQLKNIVIAWLSSISFLLHVLLSWIFVTVLNWGIPGAMSAMIVASWFVVIGGFVYIFGGWCSNTWKGFSLAAFADLWPVIKLSVSSGVMICLELWYTAILVLLAGYMKNATVAISAFSICLNISAWAFTIFLGFLIGASVRISNELGRGNAKAAKFSIKVILITSINIGVFFWILCLVFGRQIAYIFTSKEDIADEVASLSVLLAFTILLYSVQSVLLGAAIGAGTQSMVAYVNIGCYYVIGVPLGVVLGYVANLQVRGIWIGMTIGIAVQTLILGFITYRTNWDEQVLKASERLNRWFLQDAEDGTSSLTRERLIDNDE, translated from the exons ATGAACAGGATGACAGCAGACGAGGGGATTGAAGAGAGGCTGCTTAGTCGAAGTGGAGCAGCAGAGCCAGAAGAGGACAGTAGCCTCAGAAGCAAAGTTTGGGAGGAATCAAAGAAGATATGGAGAGTGGCCTTCCCTGGAATGTTGTCCAAAGTCTCCGTCTCCGGAATCTTTATTGTCACTCAGGCATTCATTGGTCACATTGGCGAGACTGAGCTAGCCGCTTATGCCCTCATTCAAATCATCGGTGTTCAATTTGTTAACGGAATAATC TTGGGCATGTCAAGTGCGACTGAAACTCTATGTGGCCAAGCCTTTGGAGCCAAACAATACCACATGCTTGGCATCTACCTGCAGAGGTCGTGGATCATCAACATTATCACCGTAACTATCTTAGTTCCCATATTCATCTGTACTGCGGCAATTTTCAAGCTCCTAGGGGAAGACGACTTGATTGCAGACTCCGCGGGGTACATAGCCCGCTGGTTCATCCCAATCCTCTACTACTTCATTTTCAGCTTCACCATTCTAAGTTTCTTGCAATCCCAGCTCAAGAATATTGTAATCGCTTGGCTATCCTCAATCTCATTTCTGCTCCACGTGTTGCTGTCATGGATATTTGTTACCGTGCTCAACTGGGGTATTCCTGGTGCAATGAGCGCCATGATCGTGGCTAGCTGGTTCGTGGTGATTGGAGGGTTTGTGTACATCTTTGGAGGGTGGTGTTCAAATACATGGAAAGGATTCTCTCTGGCTGCTTTTGCTGATCTGTGGCCTGTCATAAAGCTTTCGGTATCGTCGGGGGTGATGATATG CTTGGAGCTTTGGTACACCGCAATTTTGGTTTTGCTGGCCGGTTACATGAAGAATGCGACGGTTGCGATATCAGCATTCTCCATCTG TCTTAACATATCAGCATGGGCATTTACGATCTTCCTAGGATTCCTTATTGGCGCAAG TGTGCGTATCTCGAATGAATTGGGGCGAGGGAATGCAAAGGCGGCAAAATTTTCCATCAAAGTAATATTGATCACCTCTATCAATATTGGAGTCTTTTTCTGGATTCTCTGCCTAGTCTTCGGCCGTCAAATCGCCTACATATTCACGAGCAAAGAGGACATCGCAGATGAGGTTGCTAGCCTCTCGGTCTTGCTTGCATTTACGATTTTGCTATACAGCGTTCAGTCAGTTCTCTTGG GGGCGGCAATTGGAGCTGGGACGCAGAGTATGGTGGCCTATGTCAACATTGGATGCTACTATGTGATTGGGGTGCCTCTAGGAGTTGTGCTTGGTTATGTAGCCAATCTACAAGTTCGG GGTATATGGATTGGGATGACAATAGGGATAGCAGTACAGACACTGATACTCGGATTCATCACCTACAGAACCAATTGGGATGAGCAG GTACTTAAAGCATCGGAGCGGCTTAACAGATGGTTCCTGCAAGATGCAGAAGATGGTACCAGCAGTTTGACGAGAGAAaggctcatagataatgatgaatGA
- the LOC116206430 gene encoding protein DETOXIFICATION 24-like isoform X3, which produces MSSATETLCGQAFGAKQYHMLGIYLQRSWIINIITVTILVPIFICTAAIFKLLGEDDLIADSAGYIARWFIPILYYFIFSFTILSFLQSQLKNIVIAWLSSISFLLHVLLSWIFVTVLNWGIPGAMSAMIVASWFVVIGGFVYIFGGWCSNTWKGFSLAAFADLWPVIKLSVSSGVMICLELWYTAILVLLAGYMKNATVAISAFSICLNISAWAFTIFLGFLIGASVRISNELGRGNAKAAKFSIKVILITSINIGVFFWILCLVFGRQIAYIFTSKEDIADEVASLSVLLAFTILLYSVQSVLLGAAIGAGTQSMVAYVNIGCYYVIGVPLGVVLGYVANLQVRGIWIGMTIGIAVQTLILGFITYRTNWDEQVLKASERLNRWFLQDAEDGTSSLTRERLIDNDE; this is translated from the exons ATGTCAAGTGCGACTGAAACTCTATGTGGCCAAGCCTTTGGAGCCAAACAATACCACATGCTTGGCATCTACCTGCAGAGGTCGTGGATCATCAACATTATCACCGTAACTATCTTAGTTCCCATATTCATCTGTACTGCGGCAATTTTCAAGCTCCTAGGGGAAGACGACTTGATTGCAGACTCCGCGGGGTACATAGCCCGCTGGTTCATCCCAATCCTCTACTACTTCATTTTCAGCTTCACCATTCTAAGTTTCTTGCAATCCCAGCTCAAGAATATTGTAATCGCTTGGCTATCCTCAATCTCATTTCTGCTCCACGTGTTGCTGTCATGGATATTTGTTACCGTGCTCAACTGGGGTATTCCTGGTGCAATGAGCGCCATGATCGTGGCTAGCTGGTTCGTGGTGATTGGAGGGTTTGTGTACATCTTTGGAGGGTGGTGTTCAAATACATGGAAAGGATTCTCTCTGGCTGCTTTTGCTGATCTGTGGCCTGTCATAAAGCTTTCGGTATCGTCGGGGGTGATGATATG CTTGGAGCTTTGGTACACCGCAATTTTGGTTTTGCTGGCCGGTTACATGAAGAATGCGACGGTTGCGATATCAGCATTCTCCATCTG TCTTAACATATCAGCATGGGCATTTACGATCTTCCTAGGATTCCTTATTGGCGCAAG TGTGCGTATCTCGAATGAATTGGGGCGAGGGAATGCAAAGGCGGCAAAATTTTCCATCAAAGTAATATTGATCACCTCTATCAATATTGGAGTCTTTTTCTGGATTCTCTGCCTAGTCTTCGGCCGTCAAATCGCCTACATATTCACGAGCAAAGAGGACATCGCAGATGAGGTTGCTAGCCTCTCGGTCTTGCTTGCATTTACGATTTTGCTATACAGCGTTCAGTCAGTTCTCTTGG GGGCGGCAATTGGAGCTGGGACGCAGAGTATGGTGGCCTATGTCAACATTGGATGCTACTATGTGATTGGGGTGCCTCTAGGAGTTGTGCTTGGTTATGTAGCCAATCTACAAGTTCGG GGTATATGGATTGGGATGACAATAGGGATAGCAGTACAGACACTGATACTCGGATTCATCACCTACAGAACCAATTGGGATGAGCAG GTACTTAAAGCATCGGAGCGGCTTAACAGATGGTTCCTGCAAGATGCAGAAGATGGTACCAGCAGTTTGACGAGAGAAaggctcatagataatgatgaatGA
- the LOC116206430 gene encoding protein DETOXIFICATION 25-like isoform X2, translating to MNRMTADEGIEERLLSRSGAAEPEEDSSLRSKVWEESKKIWRVAFPGMLSKVSVSGIFIVTQAFIGHIGETELAAYALIQIIGVQFVNGIILGMSSATETLCGQAFGAKQYHMLGIYLQRSWIINIITVTILVPIFICTAAIFKLLGEDDLIADSAGYIARWFIPILYYFIFSFTILSFLQSQLKNIVIAWLSSISFLLHVLLSWIFVTVLNWGIPGAMSAMIVASWFVVIGGFVYIFGGWCSNTWKGFSLAAFADLWPVIKLSVSSGVMICLELWYTAILVLLAGYMKNATVAISAFSICLNISAWAFTIFLGFLIGASVRISNELGRGNAKAAKFSIKVILITSINIGVFFWILCLVFGRQIAYIFTSKEDIADEVASLSVLLAFTILLYSVQSVLLGAAIGAGTQSMVAYVNIGCYYVIGVPLGVVLGYVANLQVRGIWIGMTIGIAVQTLILGFITYRTNWDEQHRSGLTDGSCKMQKMVPAV from the exons ATGAACAGGATGACAGCAGACGAGGGGATTGAAGAGAGGCTGCTTAGTCGAAGTGGAGCAGCAGAGCCAGAAGAGGACAGTAGCCTCAGAAGCAAAGTTTGGGAGGAATCAAAGAAGATATGGAGAGTGGCCTTCCCTGGAATGTTGTCCAAAGTCTCCGTCTCCGGAATCTTTATTGTCACTCAGGCATTCATTGGTCACATTGGCGAGACTGAGCTAGCCGCTTATGCCCTCATTCAAATCATCGGTGTTCAATTTGTTAACGGAATAATC TTGGGCATGTCAAGTGCGACTGAAACTCTATGTGGCCAAGCCTTTGGAGCCAAACAATACCACATGCTTGGCATCTACCTGCAGAGGTCGTGGATCATCAACATTATCACCGTAACTATCTTAGTTCCCATATTCATCTGTACTGCGGCAATTTTCAAGCTCCTAGGGGAAGACGACTTGATTGCAGACTCCGCGGGGTACATAGCCCGCTGGTTCATCCCAATCCTCTACTACTTCATTTTCAGCTTCACCATTCTAAGTTTCTTGCAATCCCAGCTCAAGAATATTGTAATCGCTTGGCTATCCTCAATCTCATTTCTGCTCCACGTGTTGCTGTCATGGATATTTGTTACCGTGCTCAACTGGGGTATTCCTGGTGCAATGAGCGCCATGATCGTGGCTAGCTGGTTCGTGGTGATTGGAGGGTTTGTGTACATCTTTGGAGGGTGGTGTTCAAATACATGGAAAGGATTCTCTCTGGCTGCTTTTGCTGATCTGTGGCCTGTCATAAAGCTTTCGGTATCGTCGGGGGTGATGATATG CTTGGAGCTTTGGTACACCGCAATTTTGGTTTTGCTGGCCGGTTACATGAAGAATGCGACGGTTGCGATATCAGCATTCTCCATCTG TCTTAACATATCAGCATGGGCATTTACGATCTTCCTAGGATTCCTTATTGGCGCAAG TGTGCGTATCTCGAATGAATTGGGGCGAGGGAATGCAAAGGCGGCAAAATTTTCCATCAAAGTAATATTGATCACCTCTATCAATATTGGAGTCTTTTTCTGGATTCTCTGCCTAGTCTTCGGCCGTCAAATCGCCTACATATTCACGAGCAAAGAGGACATCGCAGATGAGGTTGCTAGCCTCTCGGTCTTGCTTGCATTTACGATTTTGCTATACAGCGTTCAGTCAGTTCTCTTGG GGGCGGCAATTGGAGCTGGGACGCAGAGTATGGTGGCCTATGTCAACATTGGATGCTACTATGTGATTGGGGTGCCTCTAGGAGTTGTGCTTGGTTATGTAGCCAATCTACAAGTTCGG GGTATATGGATTGGGATGACAATAGGGATAGCAGTACAGACACTGATACTCGGATTCATCACCTACAGAACCAATTGGGATGAGCAG CATCGGAGCGGCTTAACAGATGGTTCCTGCAAGATGCAGAAGATGGTACCAGCAGTTTGA